The Streptomyces racemochromogenes DNA segment CAGGGCGGCGCGCCGAAAGGCCTGCTCCAGCAGATGGAGGAGCTGATGGCGGCGCTGAACGCCGACCTCTCCCAGCTCGACGCCGACCTCCAGCACTCCGCGGACCGCACCCTGCCGGCCGCGCCGGCGGCCCCCGGGGGCCGGACGTACGAGGGCGAGCTCCGCTCCGACCGCCACTCCGACCGGTCCTTCTGACCGCGCGGGGGTCCCGTCACGCACGGCGGGACCCTCGGCAGCGCACCCGCCCGCCCGGGCCCGCCTCGGCTCAGCTCACGCCCGACGCCGAGCCCCGCTGGGGCACGGCCGCCATCCGGCGCAGCAGTGTCCGCACCCGGTCGCTCGACTCGTCCGCCGCGTCGATCGACTCTATGCACTGCCAGTACAGGCCTTCGTCGTCCGTCGCGCAGGCCACCCCGACGAGGGCTATGCCGACCTCGCCGAGCAGCTCCTGGAGCCCGAGCAACGCCTGCCGTATGTCGGCCGTCCCCGTGAGCTGCGCCGCCCTCGGCGGCTGTTCGGGCGGTCTTCCCTCGCCCCTCAGGGCCGCCCGGTCGATGACCCCGCACCCTCTGCCGCCGGCTTCCCCCAGTCCCCGCGCCTCCGCTCTGAGCTCGGGCGGCCCGGTGACCGCCAGCCAGCTCCCCACGCCCTGGGCGAGCGCCTGGGCCTGCCAGGCCTCGCCCACGATGCCCCATGCCTCCCCGCTCCGTGCCAGCGCGTGCCGGCCGGCCGCGATGAGCCGTACCGCATCCATATGCCGTCCCCCGTCCGCACGACATCCCGCCGTTCTCCACTACCCAGAGTGAAGGCAACGAGCCAGTAAAGCCAGGGGTATTCGGAAATCTGTGGACACAAACATGGTTGTGGACGACGCCATCACTCCGAAGAGTGACGATCTGGTGTCGAAGTACCGGTTACCGGGAAGCGGTGCTCGTTTCTCTCGATCTTCGCGGCCAGCGCATCCAGCACATCAACCCCGACAACCTCACAGAACTGCAGCAGGTACGCCATCACGTCGGCGACCTCGTCGGCCACTCTGTGTGCGCTTTCGGGCTTTTCCATGACCGCCGCCGACTGTTCGGGGGTCAGCCATTGGAAGATCTCGACCAGTTCGGCGGCCTCGACGCTCAGGGCCACGGCCAGGTTCTTGGGCGTGTGGTACGGGGCCCAGTCCCGGGCGGCCGCGAAGGCGGCCAG contains these protein-coding regions:
- a CDS encoding DUF6099 family protein; this translates as MDAVRLIAAGRHALARSGEAWGIVGEAWQAQALAQGVGSWLAVTGPPELRAEARGLGEAGGRGCGVIDRAALRGEGRPPEQPPRAAQLTGTADIRQALLGLQELLGEVGIALVGVACATDDEGLYWQCIESIDAADESSDRVRTLLRRMAAVPQRGSASGVS
- a CDS encoding nucleotide pyrophosphohydrolase, coding for MYQLQRRLAAFAAARDWAPYHTPKNLAVALSVEAAELVEIFQWLTPEQSAAVMEKPESAHRVADEVADVMAYLLQFCEVVGVDVLDALAAKIERNEHRFPVTGTSTPDRHSSE